The following coding sequences are from one Sander lucioperca isolate FBNREF2018 chromosome 2, SLUC_FBN_1.2, whole genome shotgun sequence window:
- the si:ch211-113d22.2 gene encoding uncharacterized protein si:ch211-113d22.2 isoform X1, with translation MKTALALLLLISLACHSALSCSVCKGHTLKCHTCVASNDDDCNRQGSTSCPQYADACSTITGPSTVMKSCTYKAFCDKAHGVSSGAKMDCCFGDDCNGPHRSHSHGDHHRNSAGAVASSPALLITALLLRVAVSQL, from the exons ATGAAGACTGCCCTGGCCCTGCTGCTGCTCATCTCTCTGGCCTGCCACA GTGCTCTCTCCTGTTCTGTCTGCAAAGGCCACACCCTCAAATGTCACACATGCGTGGCGTCCAATGATGACGACTGCAATCGACAGGGCTCCACCTCCTGCCCTCAGTACGCTGACGCCTGCTCCACCATCACAGGACCCA GCACCGTGATGAAGTCGTGCACGTACAAGGCTTTCTGCGACAAGGCTCATGGCGTCAGTTCCGGAGCCAAGATGGACTGCTGTTTTGGTGACGACTGTAATGGGCCCCACCGGAGCCACAGTCACGGGGATCACCATCGCAACAGCGCAGGGGCTGTGGCCTCCAGCCCTGCCCTGCTGATCACGGCCCTGCTGCTGCGTGTGGCTGTCAGTCAGCTGTAA
- the si:ch211-113d22.2 gene encoding uncharacterized protein si:ch211-113d22.2 isoform X2 yields the protein MKTALALLLLISLACHSHTLKCHTCVASNDDDCNRQGSTSCPQYADACSTITGPSTVMKSCTYKAFCDKAHGVSSGAKMDCCFGDDCNGPHRSHSHGDHHRNSAGAVASSPALLITALLLRVAVSQL from the exons ATGAAGACTGCCCTGGCCCTGCTGCTGCTCATCTCTCTGGCCTGCCACA GCCACACCCTCAAATGTCACACATGCGTGGCGTCCAATGATGACGACTGCAATCGACAGGGCTCCACCTCCTGCCCTCAGTACGCTGACGCCTGCTCCACCATCACAGGACCCA GCACCGTGATGAAGTCGTGCACGTACAAGGCTTTCTGCGACAAGGCTCATGGCGTCAGTTCCGGAGCCAAGATGGACTGCTGTTTTGGTGACGACTGTAATGGGCCCCACCGGAGCCACAGTCACGGGGATCACCATCGCAACAGCGCAGGGGCTGTGGCCTCCAGCCCTGCCCTGCTGATCACGGCCCTGCTGCTGCGTGTGGCTGTCAGTCAGCTGTAA